The segment CTTTCTGGGCGCAGTCGACTGGAGCACGGCGTCAGCAAAATATCGCCTGGCCCTCTATGTGATTGGCGGGACGTCGGGACGGAGCGACAAGCGGGTGCTGGAACCGGAGGCGATCCGGGCGGAACTGGCGCGGGGCGGTCAACTACCGCTGGGGCAGATCCTGCGGTTAAGGATCCGGCACATGACCGACGGGGTGTTCCTGGGCTCGAAGGAGTTCGTGAACCAGATGTGGGAGCGGCACCGGGACAAGTTCGGCAAGCGGCGGAAGAGCGGCGCCCGCATCATTCGCGGCGCCCCCATACCTGGGCTCACCGTCCTGCGAGATCTGCAAGTCGACGCGGTGGAGTAAGTCGCACCGCCTGAGGCGAAGGCATTGGATTCATCCACTTGTCCGGTGCCCCACCACATTTTGTCAAGGATCCCGACGTTTCGAGGCGCTTCATGCTCCATCATGGCCACGCAACTGCATGACCGCGTGGTGATTGGAGGTGCCGCGTTGAAATGTAAACCAGACCGACAATTCGGCGGCGTGATCACCGCTCTCCCCATGGCGAACAGACCCCGACGGGCGTCCTGACCTGCCGGGCCAACAGACTTGACCCGATCCCGGGACGGCAACCCGCCCCTTCCTGAGGCGTAAAGAACGTGGTGAACGGGCTTGGCCAGGCTGAACCGCCGATTTCCACCTGAACCCGTTCGCGAATGTTCTTCAAGGCATCAAAAATGCTCGCCAAAGACGCTTCCCGCTCCCGACACGCCCAGCTCGGCTGGGATTGTATTCATTGGGGTCCTGGTGCAGGAGCAATTCCCAAGGTTGGTCCACTGATCCAAACATGAAGAAGTCCATAACGGCAATCCATGGCGCGTGTGCCCTGATGTTGGCGGCGCCTTTATTGCATGCAGTACCCACTCCGGTCGGACCGCCGCTGGCGGGATCGGGCGACGGTTTGAATTCACGGTGGGTGGTGGTCGATCCCTCCATCAAGCCGGATACCATCGCGCAAGCCGAGGCGGTGCTGGCAATGGGTCCCGGAGATGCGGGATTCGTTTCCCAAACCGAAGCCATCGTTCCCAACATCGCATTCTACGACGGCATCGGCGGTTATTCGGATTCGGGCTTTCCCATGCCTGATCCGGCGACCGACCCGCGGTATGCCGTCCGGTACACGGGGTTCCTGAACATCGTCACCGGCGGAGACTACCGGTTCTTCTCGTTCACGGATGACGGGTTCCGTTTTGACCTCGGGGGAGAGACCATCTCGTCCTTCGATGGCAATCGCGGACCGGATGTGAGCGTCAGCGGCCTCTATTCCCTTGGAGCGGGTCTTTATCCAATCGCCTTTCTGGGTTGGGAACAGGGCGGCGTCTTTGTCACCGAACTGTCCTGGTCCCTGGATGGAGCACCGGAGTCCATCATCCCCCAAAGCGCCTTCTTCTCCAGGCGTCCCTCGACCGGGGTGCCGGACGCCGGCTCCACCCTTGTCCTGCTGATGGTGGGAGTCGTCGCGGGCCGCGCCCTGCTCGGCCGGTTTCCCTGAGGGACTGAAGTCTGGCGCCATGCCAGGATGTTGGCCGAACGCGGAGTACTCTCCTCCGCCTCGACGCGTCCTGGACATCGACACGGGGGATGGACGGACCCACGAACCGCTCCATCCCCCGCATTGACATCCCCCGCCCGATGCAAGGCATAACAGGGGTCGCCGCATGGGACTCTTTGGGAGCCGCCAGAAGAAACACGGGCTGTACTACCTGCTGCCAGGGATGACCCGCGCCAACCGCAACAAGCGCCGACGCGTCTTTCGCTGGGCCATCGTGGTCGGCCTCTTCGCAAGCGCCCTGATCGCCTCCATCCTCTGGCTCTTCAATCGCTGATCCAACCGCTCGTTTGAGGGTTGCGCCACCCGGCACCCGTTCGGAGCATGCCCGCGCATGTCGGGTTTGGATCCCCAGATCGCCATCGCCGTCGTGGATGATGACCCGGCGGTGCGCGAGGTCCTCGGCGAGTTCATTGCCGCCGCCCCGGACATGCTCTGCGCCGGGGTCTTCCCCACCGGCGAGGCGTTCCTCCGCGCCCTGCCCGATCTCCCGGTTCAGATCGTCCTCATGGACATCCAGTTGCCCGGCATGTCCGGCATCGACTGCATCCGCCGCATCAAGGAACTCCAGCCCGCGATCCAGGTCCTGATGCTCACCGTTTTCGAGGATCACGATCGCATCTTCCGTTCCCTTGCCGCCGGGGCCACCGGGTACCTGCTCAAGCAGACACCGCCCGATCGACTGCTCGAGTCCATCCGCGAACTCCATCGGGGTGGAACTCCCCTGTCCGCCCAAGTCGCCCGCCGCGTCGTCGAGACCTTCCAGCAACCCGCCCCCGCCCCCGCTCCAGCCGGACTATCCGTCCTCTCCCCCAGGGAACAGCAGATCCTCGCCCTCCTTGCCCAGGGCCGGCTCTACAAGGAGATCGCCGCCACCCTCAGCCTCAGCCTGGACACCGTCCGCACCCACCTCCGCAATATCTACGCCAAACTCGAAGTCCGCAGCCGCACCGAAGCGGTCATGAAGGTGTACGGCCGCAGACCGCCGGAGCCGTGAGGTGGCAGCAGACCCCCTTTTCGCCCGGTTCCTCGACGCAAACCATCGGAATCCCACCGCCATATACGGTGACGGGCCCCGTCGGGAGACATCTGCCCAGCCTCTATGCCTGCCTGCCCTTCACGCTTCCACCCGCCCATGCTACAGACGTCGCCCCCGGATGATTCCCGTCGTGCCATCCGTGAAGGTCGCCCGGATGGCCAGGTCACCGTACTGGTTCATCGGGTCCCACAGTGTTCCGCTGGAGAAAACCCTGGACGTCTCCCCCACCTCCATCCCCTCCCGGACGACCGGGGTAACGCTGATGGGAACGATCCTCAAGTCCCGGGGTTCCCCTGATGGCGCCACATCCCGGATCACGACGTCCACGGCGTAGATCCCCGCCTGCCCGTGACGCGTGCCCGAGAACGCAAGGGTTACCTTCTGATCCACCAGGGGACTGCCCTGCGAAAGCACGGCGGTGCGGTCGGTCGCACTGAACGCCTCGAATCCCAGCGTCGCGCCGATGACATTGGACAGCACCACCCAACTCCGGACCGCCAGGGGATCCAGGACCGCCAGATGCAGGCTGACGCCGTCGCCGCTGTCCCTCAGGAATGCCAGCGTGCTGCCGTCCGGCGAAATCCCCGGCGCCTCCCCCGCGGCATGGGTCGCGACGGTCTCCAAGGCGGCGGTTGGGTAGCGGCATACCACAATGTTCGATCCCTGATTCCGGAGCACGATGTGATCCGAATTCGACAGCTGCGGCCGCACAATAGGAAGCGGTCCGCCCACCGCCAGATCCGTAAGCCGCACCGGCGGTTCGGAAATCCCCGCGAAGAGGGATAGGGTCGTGCTGCCATCCGTCAGGGCGGTGAAGGTGACCACCCCGTTATCATTGATATCCAGATAGAAGGTCGCCGAATTGAAGTAAGTCGGTGACCGCCCAATGGTCGTCGCCCCCAGGGATCCGTCCTCGGGCCAGCTTCGAACAAAAAACGTCGGCGGAGTCCCGCTGACGCGGTCCCGACTGGCCACCCTTGCCGGACTCGCATTGTTGATGGCCGCCCCGCCGAAGGTGCGCGTCGAACTGAAGAAACTCACACTCGATACCACGCCATTAGTGGGAACCACGAACACCTTGCTGAAACCCGACTCGAACCCGGTGAAGGCAATGGTCCCGGCGTCGTTGATTCCCACGTTCGGCTCGATGAACGAGAGATCGCCTCCCGACGTCACCGCCAGGCTCAGCTCATACCCGCCCGCGTCCAGAGGTGGCCGCGTGGTCCCCGCGTAGAAACCCGGCATGTGCAGATAGTACGCAAGGATCTGGGCGTCGGTGAGCGCCAGCTCGTTGAACAGCACTTCCGTATCTCCGATCTGCATCCAGACCGAGGGGGAGAAGTGCGATTCCCTGTACTGCGTCGAGTCCTGCCGGTCCAGGTCGAAGCGATCCGTCCGGAATCCTCCCGTGAATCCATCCCCGTTGAGGTCATACCGCGAATAATCGCGGGTCGCAGGCACCTTGTGAAAGGGGGCCATGGGAACGCCCGCAACCTCATGAAAGTAATTGCTCATGAACCGGGAGACATCGTGCTCGTTGAAAACCCCGTTCTCGTGGGCATCCATGAGGGAATGGCGCACCGGCGCGCTGGTGGGCGTGGGATCCGTGGCCTCGTCGATCGAGAGCACCGCCGCGTAGGCGTCGATGAACCGGAGCCCGGCCCCGTTCGTGCGGCTGGTCGCCAGGATGCAGTCCCGGGTCCTCGAACTCGGCAGATCGATCAACCGGTTGCCTGGCAACGCCTGCGAGACCGTCAGCAGGTAGGCCGCCAAACCGGCAACCTGGGGTGCGGCGAAGCTCGTGCCACTGTTCGTTCGAGCTCCGCCACCAGGCAATTGCCCGACAGCCACAGCCTCGCCGACTGCCACCACATCGGGGGTTTCGTCCGAGAACGTCGATTCCAGAAATGCGTCAATGTCGTCCAGATCAACTTGCTGGATGCTTCCCACCACCAAGGTGTTCTCCGCGGGGGGGATCAGGTCGAGTCCGGCGGACGTCACACTGGCTTCCAATGCGGCGGCCGCCGCTGGGCTGGCAGTCACGTCCGGTTCGTCGCGGTTGGTTGACCTCCAAAGGGGATCGCTGGCAGCCCAGGCGAAGGTCGGGTCGCTCAAGGTGACCGCCGACAGCGGATTGGAGTAGTGTGCCGTGCGTGCTCCTTCGTACACCAACCCACCCTCCCGACTCCGATAGTTCCCGGCTGCGACGGTTGCGACAAAATTGGACCACATTCCGGAAGTGCGACGTTTCCATTCGGCGGAGTGCCTGGCCCGCTCAATGGGAACATTTCCAAGAGGCAGGTCTTCTCCATACTCGAGCGAGGCATTAAGCACAAACTTGCTCCCGGAGGCACTGAGCGCGTACACAACCCTGGTGAGATGTTTGATGAGGTCCCCCCACCCAAAACCGGCAACTTGGAGTCCGCGCAGATTGAGGTGTGCGCTCCCATCGAAGCCAAAAGGGTGAGCTCCTATCGGCGGGTTGGGGGTCCAATCGGATGCCACGACCGCCGTCACCTCATAACCATGGCTGTAGCTGCCGGTGGAGGGATGCGTCATGGAAAAGTACGGCACCTTGCTGGGGAACCAAGCTGGCGGGGAGGCTCCGAAAAAGTCCACCACCACCACTGGGATGGGGTTGGGTTGTTGCAGGACCAGGTAACCAAGGTTCCATGCCGCAGGAAACCTTCCTGAGAGTAGGTGGTCTAAATCGGCCTGCGTACCAGCGGTTACCTCGTAAGGCACCCTTCCGCTGCTCGCCATTCTCGAAACGAAGACGGCATCGATCCCGGGCTGCGAGGAGAGCAGGTCCGCCAGGGCCGCCATACTGTCCGCATCCGGTTGCCTCGGCACGGAGACGACCAGGGTCGGGGCACCGGGGAGCATGTCGAGGATTCGGGCTCCAATGGCTGCAAGCGCACGATTCACATCGTCCACAGTCGCATCCTCCAGGAAATGGACGTCGAGACGATCCAGGAGGACTCCATCGACCAGGTCTTCCGGGGTCGCAGCGCGCCCTGGCAAATCGATGATGACATCAAGAGCGCGCCCCGCCGGCGGACCCCCGAGCAAGGCGCCATCCACGGTCACATCCCACACCAGGGCGGATGGATCGAAGGGAAACAGGCGGTCATGGCGCAGGGTGAAGGTGTTCAATCCCAGCCGCGACTGACCCGCCGCCAGATCTCCGAACGAAACCGTGTCCTCGACGAGGGTTGTGTGGGGCGAGGTGCTGAACACCGTGGCGCGAAGTCCGAAGAAGTCCGTGGGATGGGGGTTGGTCAGTCGCACCGTGTAGGTGTATTCGATCTCGGTCCGACCCACCCGGCGCGAACTGACCAGCGCCTCCCGGGCGACCTCGATCCCGGGAATCTCAGCGCGGCCGGTCGTCGGTCCCCCGGCAAGCCCTGCCGCCATGAGAATCCCCCCCACGACCCCGGCCCGACGCCATCGTCCCCGCCCGCCGGCCAGCGCCCAGCCCAGCACCAGCACCGCCATCGCCACGGCAACCGCCGGCTCGGGAACGGCCGCCGTGGTTCCCGAGGCGACCACCTGGTACTCGGGGACCAGACGGTAGATTTCGAAGTCCTGGGAACCCGGTTGACCGACGCCCCGCCACACGAAGTCGATGACGAACGGGTCGGCCAGCGAGGCCGCCCCGGGTCCCACCCGGATGCTCAACGCGTCGTAGAAACCCCGGTCGGGAATCTCCAGGTCGGGCTGAACCGCCAGCACATCCCAGTCCGAATTCACGAACGGCGGAGGACTCTGCAGATCGGAATAACTCGCGGGATCGAAATAGACGGCAAACCCGGTGTCCGCGAGAAACTCATACCCACTGACCCGATACTCATAGCGCCACAAATCCGACCCCTCGGCGACATCGGTGAGATTGATGGCCTGGAACAGGATCGCCTGGCCCGCCGCTGGCAGCCCGGGCAGCAGAATCATCAGTGTCAGAAATGTGGCCAGTGCCTGTCTCAAAATTGAAAAATTCCAGGTCATGAGACCTGGCTTGCGGACCGACTGGCGTTCTGGGCACGGGCCAACACGTGGAGTTTCGACGGACATGGTGGGTGACAGACTTGGAGGTTGTTACGCAATGGGCACGCGATCCGCGCCTCGGGGAGCACCTGGTGTCGCGCCGACTCAACAGCACGGTGCTGTTTCATGAGTACGAACCGAACGACGAACCCAGCCTGACCCGAACCCGAGCCCCGTGCCTACTCGCACAAAGGTGGTAGGCGCCGGGGGTGGCGGACGCCTGCCCGCCCATGGCAAACTTCGGAGGTGAGCGTCTGCGGACAACGATGGGACGGCCGCGCCCGCGGGCCGGGGACGCCCGACTTTCCCGTCGCGGTCGGGGAGGTCGCGTTCAGGCGCCTCGGCCTGACCCTGGCCCTGTTGACGTTCGTTCTCGGCAATGGGCGGGCCCGGGCAAGCGTTCCCGATCCTCCCCACCCGGAAGCACCCGCCGGCCTCGTCCGCTGGTGGCCCAATCCATGGAATGCCCGCGAAGTCCTCAGCGGGCGCATGGGGGTGGTCATGGGCATCCTGCCGGAGACCGGGTCCGAGGACACAGATCCCCGGTTCGGGGAGGAGACCGGATGGGTCCAGCTCCGACCGCCCCTGCCATCCGGCCCGTTCACGCTCGCGCTCTGGGTGAGGAGCCTGGACGGTTACCACGCCCCGATGCTGTCGCAGCAGGCCGGCGCGCGGTCGTGGCGCATCGTTCAACAATCGCACCGCGGATCCGGAGCCTTCGTGGCGGGCCCCGGAAGTCCAGACGACCCGGAGGGATTCGATGGGTTCGTGCTCACTCCCGAGGTCTGGCATCACCTGGTCATCGCCCAGCGCCCGGACCGCACGCTGCGCATCTGGGTGGACGGCTTGCCGACCCTCGACGGAACGACGTCCCGCGAACTGCCGCCCGAGACGGAATGGCTGTGTCTCGGCAACGACCCGAAGGGCGACGGCACCTGGCGCGGACATCTCCGGGATGTGCGGGTGTACAACCGGGTCCTTTCGGACGGGGAAGTCCGGGAACTCCACGGTCGGGGACTGCCGCCTCCGGCCCCGCTCCTCGACACCACGCCACGGGCCGCCCGCCTGGGAAGTCCGTGGCTGACGACCGTTTCCAACCTCAACACCGCGCCCCTCGATGTCCTGTACCGCCGCTACACGGCGGAGGACGGACTGCCCGCCAACAGTGTGCAATGCGTGCTTCAGGGGCGTTCAGGGCACCTCTGGGTGGGGACCGAGTTGGGACTGACCCGCTTCGATGGCCGCAGCTTCCGGGTGTTCGACGAGGGCAACACCCCGGCCCTGGCGACCCTCGGATCCGACATCAGCTGTCTCGCCGAATCGGAGGACGGCACGCTCTGGGCTGGTGTGTATGGCGGGTTGCTCCGTGCCCGCGGCACCGAGTTCACGGCGTTCACCAACGGCCTGCCCGAGCGGTTCATATTGCGCGCCGTGCCGGACAGGGACGGGACGGTCTGGGTCGCCGGGTTCAGCGTCAATCACACCGATCGGGGCATCTGCCGGGTCCGCCGCTACGATCCCGTCACGCAGACGTCCCTTTCCGAGGTGCCGCTGCCGGGCCAACCGCGTCATCTCCTGCCCGGTCGGGCGGGGTTATGGATGGCCACGGAAGAGCCCAACGCCATCTGGCTCTGGCGCGAGGACTGGGAGACACCCGTGCGGGTCGCATCCATCCTTCCCACGGCGCCATGGATCCGTGTGACGGCGCGATTGTCGGAATTCCCTGGCGTAACCCTGCGTGCCGGGACCGGCAATGAAGGCGAACTGCAGTGGGTCGAGTTCCAACCGGAGGCCGGCCTGCCCGGATTCGTGTACCGGATCCAGCGCGG is part of the Verrucomicrobiia bacterium genome and harbors:
- a CDS encoding S8 family serine peptidase, giving the protein MILLPGLPAAGQAILFQAINLTDVAEGSDLWRYEYRVSGYEFLADTGFAVYFDPASYSDLQSPPPFVNSDWDVLAVQPDLEIPDRGFYDALSIRVGPGAASLADPFVIDFVWRGVGQPGSQDFEIYRLVPEYQVVASGTTAAVPEPAVAVAMAVLVLGWALAGGRGRWRRAGVVGGILMAAGLAGGPTTGRAEIPGIEVAREALVSSRRVGRTEIEYTYTVRLTNPHPTDFFGLRATVFSTSPHTTLVEDTVSFGDLAAGQSRLGLNTFTLRHDRLFPFDPSALVWDVTVDGALLGGPPAGRALDVIIDLPGRAATPEDLVDGVLLDRLDVHFLEDATVDDVNRALAAIGARILDMLPGAPTLVVSVPRQPDADSMAALADLLSSQPGIDAVFVSRMASSGRVPYEVTAGTQADLDHLLSGRFPAAWNLGYLVLQQPNPIPVVVVDFFGASPPAWFPSKVPYFSMTHPSTGSYSHGYEVTAVVASDWTPNPPIGAHPFGFDGSAHLNLRGLQVAGFGWGDLIKHLTRVVYALSASGSKFVLNASLEYGEDLPLGNVPIERARHSAEWKRRTSGMWSNFVATVAAGNYRSREGGLVYEGARTAHYSNPLSAVTLSDPTFAWAASDPLWRSTNRDEPDVTASPAAAAALEASVTSAGLDLIPPAENTLVVGSIQQVDLDDIDAFLESTFSDETPDVVAVGEAVAVGQLPGGGARTNSGTSFAAPQVAGLAAYLLTVSQALPGNRLIDLPSSRTRDCILATSRTNGAGLRFIDAYAAVLSIDEATDPTPTSAPVRHSLMDAHENGVFNEHDVSRFMSNYFHEVAGVPMAPFHKVPATRDYSRYDLNGDGFTGGFRTDRFDLDRQDSTQYRESHFSPSVWMQIGDTEVLFNELALTDAQILAYYLHMPGFYAGTTRPPLDAGGYELSLAVTSGGDLSFIEPNVGINDAGTIAFTGFESGFSKVFVVPTNGVVSSVSFFSSTRTFGGAAINNASPARVASRDRVSGTPPTFFVRSWPEDGSLGATTIGRSPTYFNSATFYLDINDNGVVTFTALTDGSTTLSLFAGISEPPVRLTDLAVGGPLPIVRPQLSNSDHIVLRNQGSNIVVCRYPTAALETVATHAAGEAPGISPDGSTLAFLRDSGDGVSLHLAVLDPLAVRSWVVLSNVIGATLGFEAFSATDRTAVLSQGSPLVDQKVTLAFSGTRHGQAGIYAVDVVIRDVAPSGEPRDLRIVPISVTPVVREGMEVGETSRVFSSGTLWDPMNQYGDLAIRATFTDGTTGIIRGRRL
- a CDS encoding response regulator transcription factor, giving the protein MSGLDPQIAIAVVDDDPAVREVLGEFIAAAPDMLCAGVFPTGEAFLRALPDLPVQIVLMDIQLPGMSGIDCIRRIKELQPAIQVLMLTVFEDHDRIFRSLAAGATGYLLKQTPPDRLLESIRELHRGGTPLSAQVARRVVETFQQPAPAPAPAGLSVLSPREQQILALLAQGRLYKEIAATLSLSLDTVRTHLRNIYAKLEVRSRTEAVMKVYGRRPPEP